A single genomic interval of Notolabrus celidotus isolate fNotCel1 chromosome 13, fNotCel1.pri, whole genome shotgun sequence harbors:
- the senp6a gene encoding sentrin-specific protease 6 isoform X1 has product MAHNRSLFLEALDRSETRRDGGFKHNWSFSHSDDSEEERRHDASVVSMEEMQRQQPTSPEEKKAPPLRHFAFSDPPRTYENRPNSHAKPLNRQPPKRPSEVATNYFIISPAPSQGIVLQGRHFQHAQMPSAIRKPVQSLDLKESRNEFSNMQQAVELDSIVLTCPEIPGDEALNIKRRVLQKRKPQEDCCSFPSPMKAAEPLRPGVHQSVCMKCNKASEDGGKCQTCGNGTTLLPCQQATLSSPTPRPPIRSQPSPGPNSLQQNFYKPATTMRAPRGETTLPIRITSTRGTLLPLNNGRSPLLAGTSSCCGARNTPKGKRTAAQRLELNDPIVLSSDEEEEADNASTGSVNRLDSVSPRPADSAHSSPAPSGGRVEAAVKSPGEMEELGAEFFEDVNMKITIPRRARMKDQFGNQPPEPFTPKTKKPKLLPDKCYSIILECRSVRIGTLRRMVTKPVVFSIDSIELETEGSELDTKEQVCLQASGLISCEWCSVRKLPVLFFQTTPDECARLRSQLSMSQEKDAQWYDCAGEQSDEKFIVLIFENGLAMSEQMILEDILGEIGRTNNLSDFPSKLTFEEANCRLVNYNKASKQKEEKQKTQTPPKGPHVSLVTKVTPVTPVTPVTVASRTRMATRQHTSTYDEDDEEDMTDLQPTFSGPIIKLMVYPPPPAKGGISVTNEDLHCLNDGEFLNDVIIDFYLKYLVLEKLKKEDAQRIHVFSSFFYKRLNQRERRNAPDTTNLPIQKRKHNRVKTWTRHVDLFQKDFIFVPINESAHWYLAVICFPGLKGPVYEQNPLYKDQFSASSADAPSEENIPDHCRPLSPEGDGLDSSSDDPLPGVLQASSEGQVDGDLAKETFTGRGESSNTPTASRNGQADTERQYTSELHRISVCYEDNTFTFSDDQSSCHDECSEDGALAEETLGSDPVTLASKHNLCKQPCILIMDSLRGPARSTVVKTLREYLEVEWDVRKGSERSFGKDVMKGSSPRVPQQDNFSDCGVYILQYVESFFENPIPSFHLPVNLSEWFPQPRMRTKREEIKDLILRIKEQQELDKKGSDKTGTPAGSQSEPEIEETSGSTDRPSNFPISP; this is encoded by the exons ATGGCCCACAATAGAAGCCTTTTCCTGGAAG CCCTGGATAGGTCAGAGACCAGGCGAGATGGAGGGTTCAAGCACAACTGGAGCTTTTCTCACTCCGATGACagtgaagaggaaaggagacatgA TGCGAGTGTGGTGAGCATGGAGGAGATGCAAAGGCAGCAGCCCACCTCCCCCGAGGAGAAGAAG GCTCCCCCTCTTAGACACTTCGCCTTCTCAGATCCTCCGAGGACGTACGAAAACCGGCCAAATAGTCACGCGAAGCCTCTGAACAGGCAGCCGCCCAAGAGACCCAG CGAGGTAGCAACCAACTATTTCATCATCAGTCCTGCACCTTCACAAGGAATCGTTTTACAAGGGCGACACTTTCAGCACGCACAGATGCCCTCCGCAATAAGGAAGCCAGTCCAAAG CCTCGATCTGAAGGAAAG cagaAATGAGTTCTCCAACATGCAGCAAGCTGTAGAGCTGGACAGCATCGTGCTCACCTGTCCAGAGATCCCAG GTGACGAGGCTCTGAACATTAAACGTCGTGTCCTGCAGAAGAGGAAACCGCAGGAGGACTGCTGTAGTTTTCCTTCGCCGATGAAAGCAGCTGAG cctctCAGGCCGGGCGTCCACCAGTCAGTCTGCATGAAGTGCAACAAGGCGAGCGAGGACGGCGGTAAGTGTCAGACCTGCGGGAACGGCACCACGCTGCTCCCGTGTCAGCAGGCGACGCTGTCATCCCCGACCCCCCGACCACCCATCAGATCCCAGCCCTCCCCCGGACCAAACAGCCTGCAGCAGAACTTCTACAAACCGGCCACGACCATGAGGGCGCCCCGTGGGGAGACCACTCTCCCCATCCGGATCACGAGCACCAGAGGAACGCTGCTGCCTCTGAACAACGGCAGGTCGCCTCTGTTAGCCGGCACGTCGAGCTGCTGCGGCGCCAGAAACACGCCCAAAGGGAAGAGGACGGCGGCTCAGAGGCTCGAACTCAACGACCCCA TCGTCCTGTCCAgcgacgaggaggaggaggccgaCAACGCCAGCACAGGAAGTGTCAACAGACTGGATAGCGTTTCCCCTCGACCTGCTGACTCGGCTCACTCCTCGCCGGCGCCCTCCGGAGGCCGGGTAGAGGCTGCGGTGAAGAGCCCCGGCGAGATGGAGGAGCTGGGGGCCGAATTCTTTGAAGACGTAAACATGAAGATCACGATACCTCGGAGAGCGCGGATGAAAGACCAG tttggAAATCAGCCTCCTGAGCCGTTCACCCCCAAGACAAAGAAGCCCAAATTACTGCCCGATAAGTGCTACAGCATCATCCTGGAGTGTCGCAGTGTGAGGATAGGAACTCTGCGCAGGATGGTGACCAAACCTGTCGTC TTTTCGATCGACAGCATCGAGCTGGAAACTGAAG GCTCAGAGTTAGACACCAAAGAGCAGGTGTGCCTCCAGGCGTCGGGCCTGATCAGCTGCGAGTGGTGCAGCGTGCGGAAACTTCCGGTTTTGTTCTTCCAGACGACGCCAGACGAGTGCGCCCGCCTCCGCTCGCAGCTCAGCATGTCCCAGGAGAAGGACGCGCAGTGGTACGACTGTGCAGGAGAAC AGTCGGACGAGAAGTTCATCGTCCTGATCTTTGAGAACGGCCTGGCGATGAGCGAGCAGATGATCCTGGAGGACATCCTGGGAGAGATCGGCAGGACCAACAACCTGAGCGACTTCCCCTCCAAGCTGACCTTCGAGGAGGCCAACTGTCGACTGGTCAACTACAACAAGGCGTCCaaacagaaggaggagaag cagaagaCACAAACCCCTCCTAAAGGCCCCCACGTGTCCCTGGTCACTAAGGTCACTCCTGTGACCCCCGTTACCCCCGTCACCGTTGCTTCCCGCACGCGGATGGCGACCCGCCAGCACACCAGCACTTACGATGAAGACGACGAGGAGGACATGACGGACCTTCAGCCCACCTTCTCCGGACCAATCATCAA ATTAATGGTGTACCCTCCTCCTCCCGCCAAAGGGGGCATCTCAGTCACCAACGAAGACCTCCACTGCCTTAATGATGGAGAATTCCTCAACGACGTTATCATagacttttatttaaa atATTTAGTTTTAGagaaattgaaaaaagaagACGCTCAAAGAATCCACGTCTTCAGCTCCTTCTTCTACAAGAGGCTGAACCAGAGAGAGCGGAGGAACGCCCCGGACACCACCAACCTGCC AATCCAGAAGAGAAAGCACAACCGGGTAAAGACGTGGACCCGGCACGTGGACCTGTTCCAGaaagactttatttttgttCCCATCAACGAGTC AGCTCACTGGTACTTAGCCGTCATCTGCTTCCCGGGTCTGAAGGGTCCGGTTTACGAGCAGAACCCGCTCTACAAAGACCAGTTCTCAGCCTCAAGCGCAGACGCCCCCTCAGAGGAGAACATCCCGGATCACTGCCGCCCTCTGTCCCCCGAGGGAGACGGCCTGGACAGCTCCTCTGACGACCCGCTGCCCGGCGTCCTCCAGGCGTCGTCAGAGGGTCAGGTCGATGGTGACCTCGCTAAGGAGACCTTCACGGGGAGGGGGGAGAGCTCGAACACGCCCACGGCGTCACGTAACGGACAAGCGGACACAGAGCGCCAGTACACGA gTGAGCTGCACAGAATCAGTGTTTGCTATGAAGACAACACCTTCACCTTCTCTGATGACCAGAGCTCCTGTCAC GATGAGTGCAGTGAGGACGGCGCCCTGGCTGAAGAGACTCTCGGCTCCGACCCCGTGACTCTGGCCTCCAAACACAACCTCTGCAAACA GCCTTGTATCCTCATCATGGACTCCCTGCGAGGTCCGGCCCGATCCACCGTGGTCAAAACCCTCAGAGA GTACCTGGAGGTGGAGTGGGACGTGCGTAAAGGGAGTGAGAGGAGTTTCGGGAAGGATGTGATGAAGGGCTCGAGCCCACGTGTGCCTCAGCAGGATAACTTCAGCGACTGTGGAGTTTACATCCTGCAGTATGTGGAGAGCTTCTTCGAG aATCCCATCCCGAGTTTCCACCTGCCTGTGAACCTGTCCGAGTGGTTCCCTCAGCCCAGGATGAGGACAAAGCGAGAAGAAATCAAGGACCTGATcctgaggattaaagaacaacaAGAACTGGACAAGAAGGGCTCCGACAAGACCGGGACTCCAGCCGGCTCTCAATCGGAGCCCGAGATCGAAGAGACTTCTGGGTCCACGGACCGGCCTTCAAATTTCCCCATCAGCCCTTGA
- the senp6a gene encoding sentrin-specific protease 6 isoform X2: MAHNRSLFLEALDRSETRRDGGFKHNWSFSHSDDSEEERRHDASVVSMEEMQRQQPTSPEEKKAPPLRHFAFSDPPRTYENRPNSHAKPLNRQPPKRPSEVATNYFIISPAPSQGIVLQGRHFQHAQMPSAIRKPVQSLDLKESRNEFSNMQQAVELDSIVLTCPEIPGDEALNIKRRVLQKRKPQEDCCSFPSPMKAAEPLRPGVHQSVCMKCNKASEDGGKCQTCGNGTTLLPCQQATLSSPTPRPPIRSQPSPGPNSLQQNFYKPATTMRAPRGETTLPIRITSTRGTLLPLNNGRSPLLAGTSSCCGARNTPKGKRTAAQRLELNDPIVLSSDEEEEADNASTGSVNRLDSVSPRPADSAHSSPAPSGGRVEAAVKSPGEMEELGAEFFEDVNMKITIPRRARMKDQFGNQPPEPFTPKTKKPKLLPDKCYSIILECRSVRIGTLRRMVTKPVVFSIDSIELETEGSELDTKEQVCLQASGLISCEWCSVRKLPVLFFQTTPDECARLRSQLSMSQEKDAQWYDCAGEQSDEKFIVLIFENGLAMSEQMILEDILGEIGRTNNLSDFPSKLTFEEANCRLVNYNKASKQKEEKKTQTPPKGPHVSLVTKVTPVTPVTPVTVASRTRMATRQHTSTYDEDDEEDMTDLQPTFSGPIIKLMVYPPPPAKGGISVTNEDLHCLNDGEFLNDVIIDFYLKYLVLEKLKKEDAQRIHVFSSFFYKRLNQRERRNAPDTTNLPIQKRKHNRVKTWTRHVDLFQKDFIFVPINESAHWYLAVICFPGLKGPVYEQNPLYKDQFSASSADAPSEENIPDHCRPLSPEGDGLDSSSDDPLPGVLQASSEGQVDGDLAKETFTGRGESSNTPTASRNGQADTERQYTSELHRISVCYEDNTFTFSDDQSSCHDECSEDGALAEETLGSDPVTLASKHNLCKQPCILIMDSLRGPARSTVVKTLREYLEVEWDVRKGSERSFGKDVMKGSSPRVPQQDNFSDCGVYILQYVESFFENPIPSFHLPVNLSEWFPQPRMRTKREEIKDLILRIKEQQELDKKGSDKTGTPAGSQSEPEIEETSGSTDRPSNFPISP, translated from the exons ATGGCCCACAATAGAAGCCTTTTCCTGGAAG CCCTGGATAGGTCAGAGACCAGGCGAGATGGAGGGTTCAAGCACAACTGGAGCTTTTCTCACTCCGATGACagtgaagaggaaaggagacatgA TGCGAGTGTGGTGAGCATGGAGGAGATGCAAAGGCAGCAGCCCACCTCCCCCGAGGAGAAGAAG GCTCCCCCTCTTAGACACTTCGCCTTCTCAGATCCTCCGAGGACGTACGAAAACCGGCCAAATAGTCACGCGAAGCCTCTGAACAGGCAGCCGCCCAAGAGACCCAG CGAGGTAGCAACCAACTATTTCATCATCAGTCCTGCACCTTCACAAGGAATCGTTTTACAAGGGCGACACTTTCAGCACGCACAGATGCCCTCCGCAATAAGGAAGCCAGTCCAAAG CCTCGATCTGAAGGAAAG cagaAATGAGTTCTCCAACATGCAGCAAGCTGTAGAGCTGGACAGCATCGTGCTCACCTGTCCAGAGATCCCAG GTGACGAGGCTCTGAACATTAAACGTCGTGTCCTGCAGAAGAGGAAACCGCAGGAGGACTGCTGTAGTTTTCCTTCGCCGATGAAAGCAGCTGAG cctctCAGGCCGGGCGTCCACCAGTCAGTCTGCATGAAGTGCAACAAGGCGAGCGAGGACGGCGGTAAGTGTCAGACCTGCGGGAACGGCACCACGCTGCTCCCGTGTCAGCAGGCGACGCTGTCATCCCCGACCCCCCGACCACCCATCAGATCCCAGCCCTCCCCCGGACCAAACAGCCTGCAGCAGAACTTCTACAAACCGGCCACGACCATGAGGGCGCCCCGTGGGGAGACCACTCTCCCCATCCGGATCACGAGCACCAGAGGAACGCTGCTGCCTCTGAACAACGGCAGGTCGCCTCTGTTAGCCGGCACGTCGAGCTGCTGCGGCGCCAGAAACACGCCCAAAGGGAAGAGGACGGCGGCTCAGAGGCTCGAACTCAACGACCCCA TCGTCCTGTCCAgcgacgaggaggaggaggccgaCAACGCCAGCACAGGAAGTGTCAACAGACTGGATAGCGTTTCCCCTCGACCTGCTGACTCGGCTCACTCCTCGCCGGCGCCCTCCGGAGGCCGGGTAGAGGCTGCGGTGAAGAGCCCCGGCGAGATGGAGGAGCTGGGGGCCGAATTCTTTGAAGACGTAAACATGAAGATCACGATACCTCGGAGAGCGCGGATGAAAGACCAG tttggAAATCAGCCTCCTGAGCCGTTCACCCCCAAGACAAAGAAGCCCAAATTACTGCCCGATAAGTGCTACAGCATCATCCTGGAGTGTCGCAGTGTGAGGATAGGAACTCTGCGCAGGATGGTGACCAAACCTGTCGTC TTTTCGATCGACAGCATCGAGCTGGAAACTGAAG GCTCAGAGTTAGACACCAAAGAGCAGGTGTGCCTCCAGGCGTCGGGCCTGATCAGCTGCGAGTGGTGCAGCGTGCGGAAACTTCCGGTTTTGTTCTTCCAGACGACGCCAGACGAGTGCGCCCGCCTCCGCTCGCAGCTCAGCATGTCCCAGGAGAAGGACGCGCAGTGGTACGACTGTGCAGGAGAAC AGTCGGACGAGAAGTTCATCGTCCTGATCTTTGAGAACGGCCTGGCGATGAGCGAGCAGATGATCCTGGAGGACATCCTGGGAGAGATCGGCAGGACCAACAACCTGAGCGACTTCCCCTCCAAGCTGACCTTCGAGGAGGCCAACTGTCGACTGGTCAACTACAACAAGGCGTCCaaacagaaggaggagaag aagaCACAAACCCCTCCTAAAGGCCCCCACGTGTCCCTGGTCACTAAGGTCACTCCTGTGACCCCCGTTACCCCCGTCACCGTTGCTTCCCGCACGCGGATGGCGACCCGCCAGCACACCAGCACTTACGATGAAGACGACGAGGAGGACATGACGGACCTTCAGCCCACCTTCTCCGGACCAATCATCAA ATTAATGGTGTACCCTCCTCCTCCCGCCAAAGGGGGCATCTCAGTCACCAACGAAGACCTCCACTGCCTTAATGATGGAGAATTCCTCAACGACGTTATCATagacttttatttaaa atATTTAGTTTTAGagaaattgaaaaaagaagACGCTCAAAGAATCCACGTCTTCAGCTCCTTCTTCTACAAGAGGCTGAACCAGAGAGAGCGGAGGAACGCCCCGGACACCACCAACCTGCC AATCCAGAAGAGAAAGCACAACCGGGTAAAGACGTGGACCCGGCACGTGGACCTGTTCCAGaaagactttatttttgttCCCATCAACGAGTC AGCTCACTGGTACTTAGCCGTCATCTGCTTCCCGGGTCTGAAGGGTCCGGTTTACGAGCAGAACCCGCTCTACAAAGACCAGTTCTCAGCCTCAAGCGCAGACGCCCCCTCAGAGGAGAACATCCCGGATCACTGCCGCCCTCTGTCCCCCGAGGGAGACGGCCTGGACAGCTCCTCTGACGACCCGCTGCCCGGCGTCCTCCAGGCGTCGTCAGAGGGTCAGGTCGATGGTGACCTCGCTAAGGAGACCTTCACGGGGAGGGGGGAGAGCTCGAACACGCCCACGGCGTCACGTAACGGACAAGCGGACACAGAGCGCCAGTACACGA gTGAGCTGCACAGAATCAGTGTTTGCTATGAAGACAACACCTTCACCTTCTCTGATGACCAGAGCTCCTGTCAC GATGAGTGCAGTGAGGACGGCGCCCTGGCTGAAGAGACTCTCGGCTCCGACCCCGTGACTCTGGCCTCCAAACACAACCTCTGCAAACA GCCTTGTATCCTCATCATGGACTCCCTGCGAGGTCCGGCCCGATCCACCGTGGTCAAAACCCTCAGAGA GTACCTGGAGGTGGAGTGGGACGTGCGTAAAGGGAGTGAGAGGAGTTTCGGGAAGGATGTGATGAAGGGCTCGAGCCCACGTGTGCCTCAGCAGGATAACTTCAGCGACTGTGGAGTTTACATCCTGCAGTATGTGGAGAGCTTCTTCGAG aATCCCATCCCGAGTTTCCACCTGCCTGTGAACCTGTCCGAGTGGTTCCCTCAGCCCAGGATGAGGACAAAGCGAGAAGAAATCAAGGACCTGATcctgaggattaaagaacaacaAGAACTGGACAAGAAGGGCTCCGACAAGACCGGGACTCCAGCCGGCTCTCAATCGGAGCCCGAGATCGAAGAGACTTCTGGGTCCACGGACCGGCCTTCAAATTTCCCCATCAGCCCTTGA
- the senp6a gene encoding sentrin-specific protease 6 isoform X3: MAHNRSLFLEALDRSETRRDGGFKHNWSFSHSDDSEEERRHDASVVSMEEMQRQQPTSPEEKKAPPLRHFAFSDPPRTYENRPNSHAKPLNRQPPKRPSEVATNYFIISPAPSQGIVLQGRHFQHAQMPSAIRKPVQSLDLKERNEFSNMQQAVELDSIVLTCPEIPGDEALNIKRRVLQKRKPQEDCCSFPSPMKAAEPLRPGVHQSVCMKCNKASEDGGKCQTCGNGTTLLPCQQATLSSPTPRPPIRSQPSPGPNSLQQNFYKPATTMRAPRGETTLPIRITSTRGTLLPLNNGRSPLLAGTSSCCGARNTPKGKRTAAQRLELNDPIVLSSDEEEEADNASTGSVNRLDSVSPRPADSAHSSPAPSGGRVEAAVKSPGEMEELGAEFFEDVNMKITIPRRARMKDQFGNQPPEPFTPKTKKPKLLPDKCYSIILECRSVRIGTLRRMVTKPVVFSIDSIELETEGSELDTKEQVCLQASGLISCEWCSVRKLPVLFFQTTPDECARLRSQLSMSQEKDAQWYDCAGEQSDEKFIVLIFENGLAMSEQMILEDILGEIGRTNNLSDFPSKLTFEEANCRLVNYNKASKQKEEKQKTQTPPKGPHVSLVTKVTPVTPVTPVTVASRTRMATRQHTSTYDEDDEEDMTDLQPTFSGPIIKLMVYPPPPAKGGISVTNEDLHCLNDGEFLNDVIIDFYLKYLVLEKLKKEDAQRIHVFSSFFYKRLNQRERRNAPDTTNLPIQKRKHNRVKTWTRHVDLFQKDFIFVPINESAHWYLAVICFPGLKGPVYEQNPLYKDQFSASSADAPSEENIPDHCRPLSPEGDGLDSSSDDPLPGVLQASSEGQVDGDLAKETFTGRGESSNTPTASRNGQADTERQYTSELHRISVCYEDNTFTFSDDQSSCHDECSEDGALAEETLGSDPVTLASKHNLCKQPCILIMDSLRGPARSTVVKTLREYLEVEWDVRKGSERSFGKDVMKGSSPRVPQQDNFSDCGVYILQYVESFFENPIPSFHLPVNLSEWFPQPRMRTKREEIKDLILRIKEQQELDKKGSDKTGTPAGSQSEPEIEETSGSTDRPSNFPISP, from the exons ATGGCCCACAATAGAAGCCTTTTCCTGGAAG CCCTGGATAGGTCAGAGACCAGGCGAGATGGAGGGTTCAAGCACAACTGGAGCTTTTCTCACTCCGATGACagtgaagaggaaaggagacatgA TGCGAGTGTGGTGAGCATGGAGGAGATGCAAAGGCAGCAGCCCACCTCCCCCGAGGAGAAGAAG GCTCCCCCTCTTAGACACTTCGCCTTCTCAGATCCTCCGAGGACGTACGAAAACCGGCCAAATAGTCACGCGAAGCCTCTGAACAGGCAGCCGCCCAAGAGACCCAG CGAGGTAGCAACCAACTATTTCATCATCAGTCCTGCACCTTCACAAGGAATCGTTTTACAAGGGCGACACTTTCAGCACGCACAGATGCCCTCCGCAATAAGGAAGCCAGTCCAAAG CCTCGATCTGAAGGAAAG aAATGAGTTCTCCAACATGCAGCAAGCTGTAGAGCTGGACAGCATCGTGCTCACCTGTCCAGAGATCCCAG GTGACGAGGCTCTGAACATTAAACGTCGTGTCCTGCAGAAGAGGAAACCGCAGGAGGACTGCTGTAGTTTTCCTTCGCCGATGAAAGCAGCTGAG cctctCAGGCCGGGCGTCCACCAGTCAGTCTGCATGAAGTGCAACAAGGCGAGCGAGGACGGCGGTAAGTGTCAGACCTGCGGGAACGGCACCACGCTGCTCCCGTGTCAGCAGGCGACGCTGTCATCCCCGACCCCCCGACCACCCATCAGATCCCAGCCCTCCCCCGGACCAAACAGCCTGCAGCAGAACTTCTACAAACCGGCCACGACCATGAGGGCGCCCCGTGGGGAGACCACTCTCCCCATCCGGATCACGAGCACCAGAGGAACGCTGCTGCCTCTGAACAACGGCAGGTCGCCTCTGTTAGCCGGCACGTCGAGCTGCTGCGGCGCCAGAAACACGCCCAAAGGGAAGAGGACGGCGGCTCAGAGGCTCGAACTCAACGACCCCA TCGTCCTGTCCAgcgacgaggaggaggaggccgaCAACGCCAGCACAGGAAGTGTCAACAGACTGGATAGCGTTTCCCCTCGACCTGCTGACTCGGCTCACTCCTCGCCGGCGCCCTCCGGAGGCCGGGTAGAGGCTGCGGTGAAGAGCCCCGGCGAGATGGAGGAGCTGGGGGCCGAATTCTTTGAAGACGTAAACATGAAGATCACGATACCTCGGAGAGCGCGGATGAAAGACCAG tttggAAATCAGCCTCCTGAGCCGTTCACCCCCAAGACAAAGAAGCCCAAATTACTGCCCGATAAGTGCTACAGCATCATCCTGGAGTGTCGCAGTGTGAGGATAGGAACTCTGCGCAGGATGGTGACCAAACCTGTCGTC TTTTCGATCGACAGCATCGAGCTGGAAACTGAAG GCTCAGAGTTAGACACCAAAGAGCAGGTGTGCCTCCAGGCGTCGGGCCTGATCAGCTGCGAGTGGTGCAGCGTGCGGAAACTTCCGGTTTTGTTCTTCCAGACGACGCCAGACGAGTGCGCCCGCCTCCGCTCGCAGCTCAGCATGTCCCAGGAGAAGGACGCGCAGTGGTACGACTGTGCAGGAGAAC AGTCGGACGAGAAGTTCATCGTCCTGATCTTTGAGAACGGCCTGGCGATGAGCGAGCAGATGATCCTGGAGGACATCCTGGGAGAGATCGGCAGGACCAACAACCTGAGCGACTTCCCCTCCAAGCTGACCTTCGAGGAGGCCAACTGTCGACTGGTCAACTACAACAAGGCGTCCaaacagaaggaggagaag cagaagaCACAAACCCCTCCTAAAGGCCCCCACGTGTCCCTGGTCACTAAGGTCACTCCTGTGACCCCCGTTACCCCCGTCACCGTTGCTTCCCGCACGCGGATGGCGACCCGCCAGCACACCAGCACTTACGATGAAGACGACGAGGAGGACATGACGGACCTTCAGCCCACCTTCTCCGGACCAATCATCAA ATTAATGGTGTACCCTCCTCCTCCCGCCAAAGGGGGCATCTCAGTCACCAACGAAGACCTCCACTGCCTTAATGATGGAGAATTCCTCAACGACGTTATCATagacttttatttaaa atATTTAGTTTTAGagaaattgaaaaaagaagACGCTCAAAGAATCCACGTCTTCAGCTCCTTCTTCTACAAGAGGCTGAACCAGAGAGAGCGGAGGAACGCCCCGGACACCACCAACCTGCC AATCCAGAAGAGAAAGCACAACCGGGTAAAGACGTGGACCCGGCACGTGGACCTGTTCCAGaaagactttatttttgttCCCATCAACGAGTC AGCTCACTGGTACTTAGCCGTCATCTGCTTCCCGGGTCTGAAGGGTCCGGTTTACGAGCAGAACCCGCTCTACAAAGACCAGTTCTCAGCCTCAAGCGCAGACGCCCCCTCAGAGGAGAACATCCCGGATCACTGCCGCCCTCTGTCCCCCGAGGGAGACGGCCTGGACAGCTCCTCTGACGACCCGCTGCCCGGCGTCCTCCAGGCGTCGTCAGAGGGTCAGGTCGATGGTGACCTCGCTAAGGAGACCTTCACGGGGAGGGGGGAGAGCTCGAACACGCCCACGGCGTCACGTAACGGACAAGCGGACACAGAGCGCCAGTACACGA gTGAGCTGCACAGAATCAGTGTTTGCTATGAAGACAACACCTTCACCTTCTCTGATGACCAGAGCTCCTGTCAC GATGAGTGCAGTGAGGACGGCGCCCTGGCTGAAGAGACTCTCGGCTCCGACCCCGTGACTCTGGCCTCCAAACACAACCTCTGCAAACA GCCTTGTATCCTCATCATGGACTCCCTGCGAGGTCCGGCCCGATCCACCGTGGTCAAAACCCTCAGAGA GTACCTGGAGGTGGAGTGGGACGTGCGTAAAGGGAGTGAGAGGAGTTTCGGGAAGGATGTGATGAAGGGCTCGAGCCCACGTGTGCCTCAGCAGGATAACTTCAGCGACTGTGGAGTTTACATCCTGCAGTATGTGGAGAGCTTCTTCGAG aATCCCATCCCGAGTTTCCACCTGCCTGTGAACCTGTCCGAGTGGTTCCCTCAGCCCAGGATGAGGACAAAGCGAGAAGAAATCAAGGACCTGATcctgaggattaaagaacaacaAGAACTGGACAAGAAGGGCTCCGACAAGACCGGGACTCCAGCCGGCTCTCAATCGGAGCCCGAGATCGAAGAGACTTCTGGGTCCACGGACCGGCCTTCAAATTTCCCCATCAGCCCTTGA